The following is a genomic window from Hyphomicrobiales bacterium.
GAAGACGGCGACGAGGACGAAAGAGACACCTAGGATCACTCGACGTCGCAGCTTGAGATGCATTGCGCAGCTCTTCCCGTAGCGAAGGTACTCTCGGGATCCTTCTGGTTGATCTGTGGCCCCATCCATAGCGGGCGGGTGATGGAGATAACACCGCCGAATACCGCAACGGCTCGCCGACGCCCGGATACAAACCTGACCGATGCAGCTTACGCCCGATCCGCACGCACCGCACGATCACATTTTGCGAAGGCGCCAGCGCCCCTCCTTCAGGTCGCGCGGCCGTTGCCACTCCGACGCAGCCTGTCGAGAAGCGTGACGCTGGGATAGCCGTCGGCAGGCAGGCCCATCCGCTCCTGATAGGAGGCGATAGCGGCGCGCGTCTGCGAGCCCAGCTTGCCGTCCGGCTCGCCGACGTCATAGCCGTGAGCCGCCAGATGCTTTTGCAGCTCGACGCTCTGCATCCGATCGAGTGGAAGGTCGTCGGTCGGCCAAGGTGCCTGTATCGGCGCGCCGCCATAGAGGCGATCGCCCAGATGGGCGACGCCGAGCGCATAGGCGTCGGAATTGTTGTAGCGCTTGATGACGTTGAAGTTTTTCGTGACGAGGAAGGCCGGCCCCCGCGCACCGGCAGGCATGAGGATGCGCGCCTCGCCTTGGGCGGGCATCGCCCGACCGTCCACGCGCCGCACGCCTGCCTGTGACCAGGCTGCGAAGCTCTGGTCGCCGGCGCCATAGGTCAAACCCTTCGGCACCTTGACCTCGAAGCCCCAGGGCAAGCCTGTTTCCCAACCATGCTTCTTGAGATAGTTGGCTGTAGAGGCAAGCGCATCCGGCGTTGACGTCCAGATATCGCGGCGACCATCGCCCGTGAAATCCACGGCGTAGGACATGAAACTGGTCGGCATGAACTGTGTCTGGCCCATGGCCCCCGCCCAGGAACCGACCATTCCGTCGCGATCGATATGGCCCTGCTCAAGGATAACCAGCGCCGTGACCAGCTCGCCGCGGAAAAAATCGCCGCGATAGTTGGCGTGCGCCAGCGTCGCCAGCGAACGGATGACGTCGTTGGACCCCATATAAGATCCGAAGTTCGTTTCCATGCCCCATACGCCGGCGACCACGCGACGATCGACGCCATAGGTGGCTTCGACTTTGGTGAGCGTCGCGGCGGAATCCGTCACGGCGCGTCCGCCACGCTCCAGCCGCTGCTCGGACAAGGCGGAGGCGAGATACTCCCACACGGGCTTCACGAATTCGGACTGCTTCTTCGTGAGCGCGATCACCTTGGGATCGGGCGTCAGGCCCGAAAAGGCGCGATCAAAAGTACGCCGCGAAACGCCGCGTGCCTTCGCGCTCTCCCAGACGTCGTTGGAGAAGGAACCGAAAGACGCGGATGGCACCGCAGTCGCCTCCTGCGTGGGCACGGTCGGTCGCGAAAGACGTGTCGTGGTGGCGGGCGCGCTGGCGGCCGGACTGATGGATGAGGTCGTCAAATAGCTGTCCGAGGAACAGGATACCTGGGCGAGGCCGACGAGAACAACAACCGCGACATGCAGGCTCGGCCAAGCAACGATGTGCCCCGCCAAACGTCGGTCCCGACCTGCACGAAACGCCATTACGATGCTCCAACTGGACAGTGAACTAACTCTTGTTCCACTCACGTCCAGTGGTCGCCTGAGATCCTTTCAATTCCGTTGACATCGGACGATTTGTTGGCGATCCGGCGTCGCGCCGTCAGCGTTGAAGCCGCAGCCCCACAAGGAAGATATTCGCGGTGTAGTCAGAACTGGCCGACGTGCTGTTCAGCCGTTCGTGCGTAAAGCTCGCCCGGAAGGCAAGCGTGCGGGTCATCTTCCAGTCGAGCCGTACGGAGCCGGTCATGCCGTGCTCCCGCAGATAGACATCCTGGTAATTGTTGTTGGAAAAGGCCAGCGCGCCAGTCACCGTGAGGTTGCGCCGCAGGGCATGCTCCACCTCCGCGCCGGCCTGGGTAACGATCACGCCGCTCGATCCGACGACAGATGTCTCCCCAATGGTGCTGCTCGCCCGCAGGCGCAGCTTGGTCAGGGGGGTCGCCGTCCAGACGAGCGAGGCCTCACCAATGGGGCCGTTGAGATCCGCCAACCGCGGATCGTCGTAGACACGGTGCTCGAGCCCGGCAGCGACCTCACCGGTAAGGGAACCCGAGATGTTGACGGCCGTGCCGACGCGCACGCCAATCCCGTTTGAGTTGCGTGCATAGCCAGAGCTGTCGAAGTGCTCATCATAGCGGCGCTTGTCGAGCCGTCCCTCGACGAACGGGGTCAGGAAGGCACTGAGTTCATATCCCGCCCGCAAACGCATCGCATATTGCGTGTAGTTGCGATCATCCTGGCTCAGCGAGGTTCCATCGGCGAGTTTCGCATTGCCATAGGTGCTGCGATCCACGTCGCCATAGAGCCCAACCGTCAGGCGGTTGAAGGTGTGCACGAGCCCGAGCGTGCCCCCGAAGCTCGTCGTGATCGGCTGATTGATGACGCCGTTAGGTAGGTTGGGGTTGCCGGGCTGCTGCGTGGTGACCGAATAACGTCCTTCACTTTCGATCTGTGTCCCACGCAGCACGTCGATGCGCAGGTTGACGCGGCCCGCCCCGGCCGGCCTGTTGACATCGGTCATGCCGGGGAAAGCATCATAGGAGCCGCGCAACGTGCCGGTGAGCGAATGGCGCAGCCAGTCCGACTCGAGCTTGAGCTCCGCCATGGTGCGCAGCATGGTGGAGCCCTTGCCCCCGTTGGCGATCCGCCGCGGGTTGCTGTCATAGCCCACGTCCGCCTCGATCGCCGGCAGCAACTTGAGGCCGCCAAGCATCAGGCCGAGCTGCTCATAGGGGTCTATCGCCTGCGGGCGCCGGCGTCGGGGTGTTGGCGTGGCTCCCCCGGCCGATGCGCTGAGATCCGCATAGACGCGCTCATGGACCGTCGGATTGGTGAGCGTCGTTGGACGGCGCGTATTGGTGAAGCTCGACGCCTGCAAGGGGCCGGAGCCGAGATCGCGATTGTTCATCAACATGGGCGAAGGGTCGAGGAACGGAGCGATTTGTTCCGACGAGGGGGGAGCCAGAACGAGCGGGCCGGAGCTGCCGCGCAGAAGCTGGAAAGGCGGGTCGTTGGCGTCGATGCCCTGCGCCCATCCCGTGGCCGGAAGACCGGCGAGAGCAATGGCCATCGCGATCAGAGGCTGTGCGATCGTGGTCACTCGAAGAAATCGGAGCCAATCACACACCAAGATCAAGCGCTCGTCGCTGCATGAGACGGGACATGCGCGCGAGCCGACATAAGACGAAGACAACAAATGCCCGCGCCGCCTTCGCATGGTTAACGAAGGCTAGATCGCTAGGGTTAACATTTGGTAAGCGGGCATGGGCGGCAGGGATGCAGATTGA
Proteins encoded in this region:
- a CDS encoding Membrane-bound lytic murein transglycosylase B precursor, with the translated sequence MAFRAGRDRRLAGHIVAWPSLHVAVVVLVGLAQVSCSSDSYLTTSSISPAASAPATTTRLSRPTVPTQEATAVPSASFGSFSNDVWESAKARGVSRRTFDRAFSGLTPDPKVIALTKKQSEFVKPVWEYLASALSEQRLERGGRAVTDSAATLTKVEATYGVDRRVVAGVWGMETNFGSYMGSNDVIRSLATLAHANYRGDFFRGELVTALVILEQGHIDRDGMVGSWAGAMGQTQFMPTSFMSYAVDFTGDGRRDIWTSTPDALASTANYLKKHGWETGLPWGFEVKVPKGLTYGAGDQSFAAWSQAGVRRVDGRAMPAQGEARILMPAGARGPAFLVTKNFNVIKRYNNSDAYALGVAHLGDRLYGGAPIQAPWPTDDLPLDRMQSVELQKHLAAHGYDVGEPDGKLGSQTRAAIASYQERMGLPADGYPSVTLLDRLRRSGNGRAT
- a CDS encoding Outer membrane protein/protective antigen OMA87 — translated: MVCDWLRFLRVTTIAQPLIAMAIALAGLPATGWAQGIDANDPPFQLLRGSSGPLVLAPPSSEQIAPFLDPSPMLMNNRDLGSGPLQASSFTNTRRPTTLTNPTVHERVYADLSASAGGATPTPRRRRPQAIDPYEQLGLMLGGLKLLPAIEADVGYDSNPRRIANGGKGSTMLRTMAELKLESDWLRHSLTGTLRGSYDAFPGMTDVNRPAGAGRVNLRIDVLRGTQIESEGRYSVTTQQPGNPNLPNGVINQPITTSFGGTLGLVHTFNRLTVGLYGDVDRSTYGNAKLADGTSLSQDDRNYTQYAMRLRAGYELSAFLTPFVEGRLDKRRYDEHFDSSGYARNSNGIGVRVGTAVNISGSLTGEVAAGLEHRVYDDPRLADLNGPIGEASLVWTATPLTKLRLRASSTIGETSVVGSSGVIVTQAGAEVEHALRRNLTVTGALAFSNNNYQDVYLREHGMTGSVRLDWKMTRTLAFRASFTHERLNSTSASSDYTANIFLVGLRLQR